One window from the genome of Carassius carassius chromosome 15, fCarCar2.1, whole genome shotgun sequence encodes:
- the rspo3 gene encoding R-spondin-3: MQLQLISIVLILHCMEYTNCQHQGSRHRQNKQVTGVSSQGCQGGCQTCSVYNGCLTCKPKLFIHLERDGMRQFGVCLASCPNGFYGTRSPDRNDCIKCGSECDSCFNRNFCLRCRAGSYLHKGKCMESCPDGLVPSDTMKECVPACPADCDSCQNSDVCTRCGPGHFLLHGQCHHVCPDKFEPNDSMECIQTVHCEVGEWSEWGPCSRSGKTCGFRWGEETRTRKVLQNPSPMGTPCPATSEKRQCLVKRRRCKPKGQRRGEKKKRFNLQEKENTEARRERKREREKETVDREDSESRNKTEHRPRRDQSRDAGTV; encoded by the exons AGGTTACAGGGGTGAGCTCCCAGGGATGCCAGGGAGGCTGTCAGACCTGCTCGGTTTACAATGGCTGTCTGACCTGCAAACCCAAGCTTTTTATTCACCTGGAGAGGGACGGGATGAGGCAGTTTGGAGTGTGCCTGGCCTCCTGCCCTAATGGTTTCTACGGCACCCGTTCCCCTGACCGGAATGACTGTATAA AGTGTGGGTCAGAGTGCGACTCATGCTTTAACAGGAACTTCTGCCTGCGCTGCAGAGCAGGCTCCTACTTGCACAAGGGCAAGTGCATGGAGAGCTGTCCAGATGGGCTGGTGCCCAGCGATACCATGAAAGAGTGTGTCCCTG CATGTCCTGCTGACTGCGACTCCTGTCAGAACAGTGACGTGTGTACAAGGTGTGGGCCGGGACACTTCTTACTGCATGGACAATGTCATCACGTCTGCCCAGACAAGTTTGAGCCCAACGACTCAATGGAGTGCATCCAGACAG TGCACTGTGAAGTGGGTGAGTGGAGCGAATGGGGCCCCTGCTCACGCTCAGGTAAAACCTGCGGCTTCAGATGGGGTGAAGAAACAAGGACCAGGAAGGTCCTACAGAATCCCTCTCCAATGGGGACCCCGTGCCCAGCGACTTCTGAAAAGAGGCAATGCCTTGTCAAAAGAAGAAGAT GTAAGCCAAAAGGTCAGCGACGGggagagaagaagaaacgctTCAACCTGCAGGAGAAAGAGAACACTGAGGCCCGtcgagagaggaagagagaacgAGAGAAGGAGACGGTCGACCGAGAGGATTCAGAAAGCCGGAACAAAACAGAGCACCGTCCCCGGAGGGACCAGAGCAGAGACGCTGGAACAGTATAG
- the mettl6 gene encoding tRNA N(3)-methylcytidine methyltransferase METTL6 has translation MSVTGESLHQSSALSERTLTPEELDKLRNDSVLVSDFKQQKLEMDAQKNWDLFYKRNTTNFFKDRHWTTREFEELKNCKESQGQKLVLLEAGCGVGNCIFPLLEEDLGIFIYACDFSPRAVEFVKQNALYSTERCLAFQCDLTKDDLQATIQVETVDVATLIFVLSAIHPDKMLKALEQIYKVLRPGGIVLFRDYGLYDHAMLRFKSGNKLGENFYVRQDGTRSFFFSREYLAGLFQQAGFESLVNEYVLRETVNKKEGLCVPRVFLQSKFLKPVPSSSSSPS, from the exons ATGTCAGTGACAGGTGAGTCTCTCCATCAGTCCAGTGCTCTGAGTGAAAGGACCCTGACACCAGAAGAGCTGGACAAACTCAGGAATGACAGCGTCTTAGTGTCCGACTTTAAACAGCAGAAACTCGAAATGGACGCTCAGAAAAACTGGGACTTGTTTTATAAAAGAAACACGACGAACTTTTTCAAAGACAGGCACTGGACTACCAGAGAGTTTGAAGAACTGAAAAACTGCAAAGAG TCTCAGGGGCAGAAGCTGGTGTTATTAGAGGCTGGCTGTGGGGTTGGAAACTGTATTTTCCCTCTTCTGGAAGAGGATCTCGGTATCTTCATTTATGCTTGTGACTTTTCTCCACGAGCTGTTGAGTTTGTGAAG CAAAATGCCTTGTATAGCACCGAGCGATGCCTTGCGTTTCAGTGTGACCTCACTAAAGATGATCTCCAGGCCACCATACAAGTGGAGACAGTGGATGTAGCCACACTGATATTTGTTCTGTCTGCAATTCATCCTGACAAGATGCTGAAAGCCCTGGAACAGATTTATAAG GTATTAAGACCAGGAGGTATTGTCCTCTTCAGAGACTATGGTCTTTATGATCATGCCATGTTGAGGTTTAAGTCTGGCAATAAGCTGGGCGAGAACTTCTACGTAAGACAGGATGGGACCCGTTCCTTTTTCTTCTCTAGAG AGTACTTGGCTGGTTTGTTCCAACAGGCAGGATTTGAGAGTCTAGTGAACGAGTATGTGTTGAGAGAAACTGTGAATAAAAAAGAGGGTCTGTGTGTTCCCCGAGTGTTCCTGCAGAGTAAATTTCTCAAACCTgtcccatcatcatcatcatcaccatcataa
- the cfap418 gene encoding cilia- and flagella-associated protein 418 isoform X1, with protein MADDLDDLLDEVESKFCCSTSASKQSTCALKQKDQKCANPEEKKQSRKQGYKKARHDNDDIDAMLQEILDDDYQPTSTHESVAAKTSRSDACSQTASKKCCPVFLGGSSVPHGIGTSVSQRACNGLRCTSCDFSVIMFEDQEWDSSCDYLFFRNNMPDHHKLKVKLRRKKDGRAYACQCSWHSAVSLSDLREQQQLKWVCGKHKV; from the exons ATGGCGGATGATCTGGATGATTTACTTGATGAAGTCGAATCAAAGTTTTGTTGCAGCACGTCTGCGTCTAAACAATCAACTTGTGCTTTAAAACAAAAGGACCAAAAATGTGCGAACCCCGAGGAAAAGAAACAGTCCAG AAAACAAGGATACAAAAAAGCTCGACATGATAATGATGATATTGACGCTATGCTGCAGGAAATACTGGATGACGATTATCAGCCCACCAGCACTCAT GAATCCGTTGCAGCAAAGACTTCCAGAAGTGATGCATGTTCACAGACAGCGTCCAAGAA ATGTTGTCCTGTGTTTCTTGGTGGAAGTTCTGTACCACACGGAATTGGAACCAGCGTTTCTCAAAG GGCCTGCAACGGTTTAAGATGCACATCTTGCGATTTCAGCGTAATCATGTTTGAGGATCAGGAATGGGACTCTTCCTGTGACTATTTATTTTTCAG GAATAACATGCCTGACCATCACAAACTAAAAGTCAAACTGAGAAGGAAAAAGGATGGGCGAGCGTACGCATGTCAGTGTAGCTGGCACTCAGCCGTGTCGCTCTCTGACCTGAGGGAACAACAGCAGCTAAAGTGGGTTTGTGGCAAACACAAAGTATGA
- the cfap418 gene encoding cilia- and flagella-associated protein 418 isoform X2, with product MADDLDDLLDEVESKFCCSTSASKQSTCALKQKDQKCANPEEKKQSRKQGYKKARHDNDDIDAMLQEILDDDYQPTSTHESVAAKTSRSDACSQTASKKCCPVFLGGSSVPHGIGTSVSQRACNGLRCTSCDFSVIMFEDQEWDSSCDYLFFRNNMPDHHKLKVKLRRKKDGRAYACQCSWHSAVSLSDLREQQQLKIFL from the exons ATGGCGGATGATCTGGATGATTTACTTGATGAAGTCGAATCAAAGTTTTGTTGCAGCACGTCTGCGTCTAAACAATCAACTTGTGCTTTAAAACAAAAGGACCAAAAATGTGCGAACCCCGAGGAAAAGAAACAGTCCAG AAAACAAGGATACAAAAAAGCTCGACATGATAATGATGATATTGACGCTATGCTGCAGGAAATACTGGATGACGATTATCAGCCCACCAGCACTCAT GAATCCGTTGCAGCAAAGACTTCCAGAAGTGATGCATGTTCACAGACAGCGTCCAAGAA ATGTTGTCCTGTGTTTCTTGGTGGAAGTTCTGTACCACACGGAATTGGAACCAGCGTTTCTCAAAG GGCCTGCAACGGTTTAAGATGCACATCTTGCGATTTCAGCGTAATCATGTTTGAGGATCAGGAATGGGACTCTTCCTGTGACTATTTATTTTTCAG GAATAACATGCCTGACCATCACAAACTAAAAGTCAAACTGAGAAGGAAAAAGGATGGGCGAGCGTACGCATGTCAGTGTAGCTGGCACTCAGCCGTGTCGCTCTCTGACCTGAGGGAACAACAGCAGCTAAA AATATTCCTTTAG